ACTTCTTTTTCAGGCACAACCTCTTTTTGGATTGGAGTGGGATCTTTAAACAATTGACCGCTTCGCAAGGTCACAACATTTACAGTTTATTTGGAGTTTCTTTCCGTGTCAGCTGGTAGAGTACCTAGGATTCTCTCAGACAATACAGTTGCAATTTTCCCCACTTGCTTCTCCAAATTTCGCAAACCAGTGCCAAGTTCTTTCATAGTTGAACTATGAGCATCTAATatctcatctgtcttgacaatgaaggacttcattagatcttctaaccCAGACTGAATTTGCTGTTGAGGCTGGAACTGCGGCCTCAGCTGATTtacaaacccttgtcttgagtgaagattgaaggatgaaatccttgtgctcttgcttctcccacttctcccacttctcccacttctccttagcctccttaagtctaaagtatgtcaaaagtcctaaaaataccgtttttccatgtatatataccaagtagggtcgggcctaaaGAAACACACCTCCTCCTTCACGAAATAGGACTTTTCTCGGACAGgatgtgcgcggccgcgcacctgggatgGTGATCGCGCATTAGGCCATGCACTTTGCATAGTGTTCTGCCTCCCATGCATGCCCAGTGCGCGGTCACGCACCTGGGTGACGTccggctcgattcttcgtttctctTTTTGAATGTACTGgtgtccgttgatccccgaactcgattCTAACTTAATCattgggcttttactcatacttcaaagctccaaaatagcatgaattcatcccataacatctacatagttcggaatcactcctacaaggcattaaacatataattagtgcaaaacactagcgattaaggttcaaactcaattaaagtgcattaAATTAGAGTGCGATGAGCAACTAAAACACACAATTATAACGTACCATCATCGGCcgtagatggaattctgcggtctgtAATTTCTTCTGCGACTGCAAAATCCCTTCTGCAGACCGTACATTTGTGCTTCAGAATACttctttttgagtcggatttcatctcgggagaccaaacttccagcattcctgcaatttgcacaatttcattagttttgggaacacaattcaatactttcagACTATAACAAAAGCTATAAGATGATAACTGGCagtcaaaatcctcacttatcaatgctccagaccttgagagagaagaggttgtatacaaaattctcaaagtatgaattctggcatgattcagtggcgtttttgggtcatgtggtgtcgagtgaggggatcaagttAAAATTGAAGAAGGTtgaagcagtacagagttggccagaccgtcttcagctactgagatccagagttttcttggtttggccgggtattaccgtcatttcatagagggtttctcattcattgctgcacctatgaccagattgacctagaagggtgctcctttcatatggtccgaggagtgtgaggagagctttcaaaagctcaagactgctctgagtacagccccagtgttggtgttgcctacgggtttggggtcttacactgtgtactaTTATGCGTCACATATTGCCcttggtgcggtattgatgcaagatggtagggtgattgcctacgcgtctcggcagttgaagaactatgagaagaattatccggtccacgacttggaattggcagctattgttcatgccttaaagaatTGGCGACACTATTtctacggtgtcccttgtgaggtctatatcgaccaccggagtctacaacatctgttcaaataaaatGATCATAACTTGCAGCagtggaaggccaatgtggtggccgatgcattgggTCAAAAGgtggagagcttgggcagtttagcatatctacctgCAGCGGAgtggccattagcattggatgttcaggccttggccaaccaatttgttaaATTGGATTTTTCGGAGCCCAGTtggatctatatccgtgagattgtccaacttcatggcataccggtatccatcatctctatccaaggtacgcagtttacactGCGCTTTTGAAGAgtcgtacaatgtgagttagcacacaagttgagttgagtacaacattccaccaccaaacggacggacagttcgatcgcaccattcagatattagaggatatgcttcgtgcttgtgttatggattttgggggttcttgccgattgcgaagtttgcctacaataacagcaaCTAATCGAGTTGTTCAGATAGATCCTTAtaaggccctatatgggagatgATGTCGTTGCCAAgttagttggtttgagccgggagaggctaagttattggtCACAGATTTGGCtagagatgccttggagaaggtcaactTGATCCAGGATCAGCTTCGTACAACTCAATCTAAGCAGAAGAGTTATGAGGATTGAAtgattcgtgatgttgcatttatggttagAGAGAGTTTTTCTCCTGGTTtcatccatgaagggtgtgacgagaatcggaaagaagggtaagttgagccttAGATATATCGGgtcttttgagatccttgagagaatGGGAGATGTGGCCTACAAGCATGCAGTGCCACCTATTATATCTGCAGTTCATCCGATgttccatatttccatgctcccgaagtatcacggtgatctgtcccatgtcttagatttcagctcagtccaattggacaaggatttgtcgtATGTAGAGGATCTGAtggccatcttggacaggcaggtctgaaagttgaggtcaaagaatattgcttcagtgaaggttcactggaggggtcaaccagtcgaggaggcgacttgggtgACCGAGCAtcatatgcgtagccgttattttcatcttttcatcacttcaggtatgtctctatactcgtttgagtacgaacatttgttttaatagggggatgatgtaacgacccgaccagtcgctttgagtattttagcctcattcccctatttattgcatcCTCTAtgatattgtggttatgtgacttttcaGGGTGGTTGATTTTGGTTCcgggtgagtttcgaagtgaattgggacacttaatcccaaagttggaaacttaagttgaaagagttgaccagagtttgacctTTTCtcaaacgactccagaatagagttttgatggttacgataactttgtatgatgattttggagttaggCGTATGTAcatatattgatttggaggtccgtaggttattttagcttgaattagcgaaagttaaaaagttgaaggtttggaaaaataaaaagtttgaccgagagttgactttactgATATCGGGTCCAGATTTCGGTTCTGGAATTTGAAATATATCTGTTgcatcatttgtgacttgtgtgcaaaatttgaggtcatttggagttggtttggtatgtttcagcattagttttagaagttggaagtttattagctcattaggcttgaatcgatgtgcgattcgtgattttggtgttgcttgatgtaatttgaggctttGAGAGAGTtcatatcgtattttaggacttgttggtatgttcggacggggtcctcggggccccgggtgtgtttcggattgagTTCAGACCATTTGTTCATGTATGAGATTGCCGATTTTCTGTGTTTCTGGTTTCCTTCACTGCGATCACGAGGAAAGgtccgtgatcgcgaagggtaTTTGAAGATTGGTGAAATTTTTTGCATCGCGTTCACGATAATAAgagtgcgatcgcgtagcttatGGGTCTTAATTCTTGGCGGACGCGAGAGTGCCCATACGTTCGCATAGAGGAGAGGTCAGCTGGGGGCCTCAGGCGtcaggcctacgcgatcgcgttcgcataggggaaGGTCTCTTAACCATCGCGTTCGCATCCCTGGATTTGCGTTTACGTAGGGTGTTTAAGGGCAGTGGtcattttgttcttcacgatcgtgaGGGTCTTTCCACGATCTCGATTCACAATAAATGGGCAACAAATATTTAATTCtaaatcgagggttttgttctatttttttatcttttgagctagagacctcagttttgggcgatttttgaagagaTTTTTAAGGAGTTTATCTGCGTAAGtaattttgactcggatttgattattatacatgaatccatcattatttttaccatttaattagtgtttttgagttggaaaaatcgGGAAATTTTGCGAAAACTTCATAAGCTAtattttgaagatttgaaggtcgatttcaggtcgaaattgaataattttagtatgattggactcgttattgaatgggtgttcggattttatatgTTTGGTCGGGTTTTTTTTAAAGGcgagcctagggttgacttttttagttgacgttttaattttatttaaagattgcaactttattatccggaatagttttCTATGATTtctatttatggtataaaattattttggctagattcgggccGTTCGAAATTGGATATTCGcgaaaaaggcttactagtggattaagttagcttgtttgaggtaagtatcttccctaactttgtgtgaaaaaattaccccttaggattggagtTGTTTTGTGTCATTTGTGGTACATAAAatccgtgtatgcaaggtgacacgtgggtacacgggctatatgcggtaattgaccggtttaagctatgtagattcttttcatgccttaaaTTGAATtgccataacatgttatattcatcatcgttaatctatccttacattctttaattgacattgttaatacttgtcccatctcttacttgttatttgcccttacatgcttagttgaagtaaTTGTTTCCTTATTGACTTGTTAAATATATTTCACTGTTGAgttaccttacttgaagttgttatttcttggaatatcttattgttgagttttggtgttgaagttgtaaaagtcgtGATCACATTGAGGTAAAGttgtaaattgttgaaataccattcttgttaaGCTATTCATTTTCAGTTGAGACTCTtatatacattgtggttgaggcatgggctatttgttatagaaatattgatattgttgattcttttggcaagttgtggcatttgggcacttgaggtgcgagttATGATAAGTTGTGATACTGATACACATGCAGTGTTATAAGGATGGGGGTTGATACACTTGCAGTAAGATAAGGTGTGCTTGATACGCGTGTaactagtagggaaactacttaaagttatgtggtgtgataaggtgggctaaaatgcaggtagctatttcgggaaaaataagtTTCATAACTCAATGCAAGGCTCCCCCAGTGATATAAACAAaggttgtgattgtgattgtgaaatgagattacgaagcggtacctcgattgtgattcttgttgttatctctcATTTACCTCACTTGTGTTTGTCCGCATTGTTTccttgatgttcttattatgtgttccttCCTTGTTGCATTTATTGTTTTAAATTCAGTGGCAGTCTatcttgttgtatttccttaTTGCCTTATTTTTCTCGTTTACATTCTTAGATTGTATtatacttgttcaatttcttattcttatcctagtaggtgtcttgacctgacctcgtcactactctaccgaggttaggcttgatacttactaggtaccattgtggtgtactcatactacgcttctatatattttttgtgcagatccaggtacctcatacTAGGCTATACACCAATGAGTAGAGCTTCCAGATcatagacttcaaggtatacctgccggcgtcggcaggcctcggagtcaccctctatcccCATTCTCTATTGCATACTATTTATTTAGATAGTGATATATTAGGGATGTTCAATATActcatgtagagcttatgactcagtctcaccagATTTTGAGAGTTATTGTCAGCTGTATGTGGAGTTCTTTTATGATAGCTGGTTGGTTTAAATTTGAAGTTCTATtattatttccattatttcttcatgtatgttaggattatctagtcttagagactaggtgtcatcatgacatcTTACGGAGAGAGATTGGGGTTGTGACATGAACACCTTTCCAAGTGATTTCAGTTTATTTGTTATTATGGTAAACCTAGTCATCATCTCCTAGATGGGCTCAAACTCCTTCATGGAGAAGAGCTCATAGTTTCTCATAAGTAATTCTATCCTTGATCTCTTCACTTGGTTTCTTTCTTCATGAGCAGTTTGGAGTGCATCCCAGATCTCCTTTGCATTAGAGCAAGCAGATATCATGTTGTACTCATCAAGACCAAGTCCATAGATAAGGATTTTCTTAGCctttgcattcttctccatcattctcAAATCTGCTTCCACAAATTCAGAGGGGTCCTTAGGAACAGTTTCATTTTGCGCATTTTGTTTAGTAGGAGTTAGTGGGCCTTGGGTCATTATGGTCCATAGTTCATAATCTTCAGCTGTCAGAAAATCTTTCATTCTTGCCTTCCACCAACTGTAGTATTTTTTATTAAACAGGGTGGTCTGGTAGTTGACTATCCTTCGTTAATTCCAAGTGCAATACTCATTTTGCTTCTAAGATCTCTCTAGGTATTAGCCGTGTGTGAGAAAACcctctctgataccaattgttaaaCTTTGTGCCTTTATGGATTACTAAAGAACTTGATTCTTTACCTTACTCaagcataaaataaaaataactagAAAAGTAAACACGacaatttttacgtgaaaaatcaccCGACTCAAAAGGTTCaaaaaccatgacctactacGTACgattttcaacttcaacttcaCTAGAACAATGAGTCAAATGTATCGATTACAAATCTGTAACTCAATACTTTCCAATACTCCTAGTTCAACTATTTGATTTataagttactctaacttgtaaaaacaaatactcactccaactcactaaTTGTTTATGACACtttgattacaactcaatttcctaaaataTATTTACTAGACTGACTCAAGAAGAACACAACACTGGTACTCGACTTGAGTGTAGAAAATATAGTTCTTCAGTTGATGTGCAGAAGGATAATCCCATCAGTCCAGAAAGATAGTATTTAAATTCCCTGGACTCGGAGATCTTTTAGGAGTCCTATGCATAGTCAGCTTTTCGTTTGATAGGACTTCTACTGTTCCAAGGACTCCACAGGTCTTGGGACTCTTGTCTCTCACTTATGCATGCGTATCTTCTTGGGCAGCAACCCTTATTATGTTTAGCACTCTTCTTCCAACAAACTCGGCCTGGGcaactttgagataaagttactgtCTTGCAAAGACGTACAATCATCAACCTTGAAGAGCTGGTCCTTAATCCTGAGAATCTGGTTCTTAGAACAGTTAAGCAGCTAcgttgaggacctggttcttaGAATATTTCATCTCAAcaaactttgttaatcatcaacaTCTCAATACTCAACATGATTGATCTACTAGTTACTAAGTTCAAGACCTAAGGATATTGGACGATTTTTGAAAAAAGATTGATGCTTTTATTTGAATATAGTTAATTACCAGAAGTTAATTATCATCTCTTAAAACAGGTGTTGCATGAGAACTTGTGAGCATGGGGTCCAATTATTTCATTGCCTGTCTTAATGTCATCGTATAGTTGTGCATTATGAGGAAGTtggtttttctaattttttggtaGTTAATCAATATATGATGGTACTCCATCAATAAGTTGATTAGTTTcatagaaaaaaagaaaaagaaaaagaaaaagaaaatagacGAACACATAAATACAACAATGATAATTATGTCTCAATCTCAAATTTATTGAATTGATTATATGAATCCTCTTTGTCCTAATAACTTAGTTACgtatttaattttaaaacattATAACAATCGCGTTTAGAAGTTTGCTTGGAAATTGATTCTATGGTACCCATGAAACACATTTTGCGCACAAAACGTACGTTCGAGAGATGAtattttcctattatttaggTGTACGACGGTTGAagtgatacatatatataattaaaatatctTAGTTGCCAAGTGTTTGATGCGAAGAAAAATATCTTCCACggaatttatttttagaaaataaGTGGTTTTCCTACATATATTCTGGTGATTCTTAGGTAAGTGACAAGTATTAtccaaaaatatttatatataatttaggCAATAAGGTGGTGGAGGGTAGGGTGTTGGGGGATTGGGGTGGAGATGAGTGATGGTGTAACGATCCCACTGGTTGCTTTAAATATTTTAGCCTCGATCCTCTATTTATTGCCTCAtctatgttgtattatggttatgtgacttgcagggggtgtttgattttggttcgggtgagtttcggagtgaaatgggacacttagtccctaatttggagctttaagttgaaagagttgaccgtagtttgacttttatgtagacgactccggaatggagttttgatggtttcaatagttccgtatggtgactttggacttaggagcgtattcgaatgttgatttggaggtctgtaggtcgtttcggcgtgaattggggaaagttagaaagttgaaggtttggaagatttggaaagtttgactgggacttgactttattgatatcagggtcggattccaattccaaaaattggaataggttcgtcatgtcatttatgacttgtgtacaaaatttgaagtcaatcgcagttgttttggtatgaatcaatATTAGtttttggaattcggaagttcatagtttcataggcttgaattgggttgcgattcatagaatcgatgttgtttgatgtgatttttggtttCGAGTATGTCCGTTAAGTGTTTTggcacttgttggtatattcggacggggtcccctGATCcgcgggtgtgattcggattgaatccggaACAAATTTAGACTTTGTGTGATTGGTAAAGGTTGACGTGTCTTGTGCAATCGCACCTCACATTTTGGGTCGCACGTGCGGTGCCGCAGGAGCGACTCTTGAGCTGCAGAAGCGAAAGTGGCCTTGCCCAACTGGGACCGCACGTACGGTCAtttgtctgcagaagcggattcgcagatgcggaagtgggcatcgcagaagcggaaattgggAAGGCATTGGGTAGGACCGCATGTGCGATCGCTTTTTCCGTAGAAgatggctcgcaggtgcgagccattaTCCACAGAATCGGAACCCCTGAAGTTAAgttggaaccgcacctgcgatggattttccgtaggtgcgaCCCCAGACCCTCAGAAGCGAGGATCGCTGGACAAAAAAGGGGtcttcgagggtttgaaattcataattcatttttggacctagagaacTTTGTTTGTAGTGATTTTCCggaagattttcaaggaaatcattggggtaaaaaattctaactcaattttggttaaattacacgaatatattgttaattttatcatttaattagtgatttgagttggaaatttgagaAAAAATTATGATAAACTTCTTAGgataaaatttggggatttgaaaggcgatttgaggtcggatttgagtaattcttgtatggttggacttgttatggaatgggtgttcgaattttataattttggtaagGTTCCGTGACGCCAGTCCGGGTTGACGTTTTGAGTTAACTTTTTATTCTTTGTAAAGATCGTAAGTTTATTATTCGAAatagttttctatagtttatatttatggtattaagttgttttggctagattcgagccgttcggagttggataatcgagggaagggcttactagtggattgaattAGTGTgttttgaggtaaatatcttgcctaactttgtgggggggaattacctcttaggattggtgttgtttgtgataactgtgatatgtgaaagccgtgtacgcaaggtgacgagtgtgtgcacgggctaaatgtgaaaatttaCTGGTTTTAGCTAtttagattcctttcatgccttaattgaattaccttaacatgttataatCATCATTTCTAatctatcttcacatgctctacttgtcttatctcttacttattaattgccctacatgtttagttgaagttgttgttgtttcctctattccttattcattatttaaccgttgttgagttattcactttcggttgttattgttgagattcttgtatacattgtggttGACCCTTGGGCTCTTTATCGTGAAAACACTGTTATTGTTgctttctttggcaagttgtgatattgggcacttgagatgcGATTTGTGATaggttgtgatattgatacgcatgcggcggtataagattttggggttgaaatgcattcggtgagataaggtgggcttgatatacgtgcctagtaggggaactactagaagccatgcgatgtgataagatgggctaaaacacgggaagctatttcagaaaaataatttcaaaactaaatgcaaggctcccacgacgatataaggaaagattgtgaattgatttgtgatttgagactacgaggcggtacctcggtagtgactcttgttgatactTTCTATTTCTTCACTTGtgtttttgttattttgttcCGTGTCATAGCATCCCTTGTTTTCTTCTATAAAgcattatttgccttagttcagtgtagctattctcAGTGTATTTTTTTAATTGTCTCATTTTTATTGTCATCATTATTTCACTGTTATACACttgttcagtttcttatttatttcagtagggccttgacctgacttcgtcactattctaccgaggttaggcttggcacttagtgggtaccgttgtggtgtactcatgctacgcttctgcacatctttttgtgtagatctaggtacctcctaccagtccagacACTAGTGAGAGCTCAGCTTCgaagactttaaggtatacctgtCACCGtccgcaggccttggagtccccttccacctagattattttatttccttatcctTTTATAGACACTGATATTTAGAGATATTTTGTACTActtcatagagcttgtgacttgtagtCGCCGGGTTTTGGAAAATTGTAAATGCTGAGTTGCGGAGTCTATTTTATAttagttgttgagttattgaggctttaattattatttcaattatattttgcatgaatattaggcttacctagtcttagagactatatgctatcacgatatcctacggaggaaaattgggatcgtgacagatGGGCTGATGGGGCTGAGGTGGTGGGGGTTTGGAGTGGGGGTGGGAAGGGGGGAGGGGTAGAGATGGGGTTTAGGGGTGGAGTGGGGTGAGGGTGAGGGTTGAGGGTGTTAGGTGTGTGGAGGAGACAAGCAACGTGGAATACCATTTATAAAACTTGTTTTCCCTACTCCCTTGGAGAAGtcattttctttaaatttaaagaatttattttattagaaaaaatattttgaccaaccaaatataaaaaaagttaaaaattatttttctccgTACCAACACATTTTCTTTTTGCAGGTTCATATATTTACCTTATCTAGAAGGTCGATTGCCTAATAATCTAATATGATGAGTCAAGTTCATATCTTTACATTTTGGCCTGACCGAATAGTTGTAGGAATTCTTTCAGGATTTACTAAGTTACATGCACAAATAATATTGTAATGGACTTTTTATactatttatataattattaaaagatCCTGGATCCACCTTATTACAATCATAACCTTAACAATTTTCCATTTTGtaaaaatcaattaaattttcTCACTCAAAAGAGCCTTCCATATAACATCTTTTACACTATCTTCACCACAAGGAAATAAGTGTCCAGCATCTGATAGCTCGTGATACTTTATCCATGGAAGTTTTTTCGCGATGAAACGTTGTAGATTAACAGACACAATCCCATCTTCAATACCATGCCATAGATGTGCAGAGCTTTCGTTGTTAGGGAAAGGGTTTTTCATATCCATAGGATCAAATTCCGGTTTACCAAAACCAATAATCAAGTCTCTGTGGAGGGACTCGAAATCTCCTTGTTGTGTAACATATGCCTACATATGAAAATCACTAGTTAgcaaactataaaaaaaaataaaagcatCACATTATGGTACCGGAGCTGTGGAAGCAGCCACAAATGTTTGTGTTAGGGTATACTGTTTACATCATACCCCCGGGTCTTCTACAGACCCTGCATGAATGCTGGATGCTTTGTGCATCGAACTGCCCTTTTATCATGGTACAGCCAGACCTCTATAACATCTTCGctatataacagtcattcactataaaagccaagtttttATAGAACCAATTTTATGCTACGTTATAATACATATTCTTTATAACAGCACTTCGTTATAATAACCAAAAAAATTCGGAACACATGAGACTGTTATAGAAAAGTTTGCCTGTACTAACAAAGGAAAGAGGCAAGGGCTATCTTGCTTGGCATGAACGCTGCTAGCTAGTTCGAGAGTAGAGTCACTGGCGAATGTAGCCTTAGTGTTTGAACAATATACTGAACCGGTAATTTGAAAAGTACAGTGAATTTAGTACTAAGAATTTTAAAAATTAACTATCAATTTAAAATTCTAAATCTGTCTCTTAATAGAGTACGTactaattaaaaattattggacTTACAAAAAGAATAAAGGGGAtaatataatttaattaagtacCTGCTGAAGCTGCATCTCATCAAGTGAGGAGGCAATTTTGAGATCTTTTTGAGACAATTTGAATTCCCCAGTTATAACACTAAAGCCAGGAAACCATTGTTGAGTGTTCCACCAGTACATGAGCCAAGGGGCATAGTACGCAACTTGATAAACCCATTGGTCTCTTAGTAACTGTTTATCTAACGCTTGTTTAGTCAAGTTTGCTGGAAATCCAGGCCACCAATAATTGATTGCTGGAGCCAATAATGCAGCTCCAGCTAAGCTAAGAATAAAAAAGCACAAATGATATTATAAGCTTAACCAGAAGAAAGAAAACCACAACCTTGTGAAATTATAAAACAATAACAAATGAGATTTATGTTATATATACGGACAATGTAAAGATTCCTCTACATTATCACTGAATTTGAATTCGTGCTAGCAAATAGTGACGGAGCTAGAAATTTCACTAAGAGCGCAACAAGAAATAAGGGCTACGATGACATTAATATTAAGTCACATAAATGTCACAAATTCCCTTACCGAC
This sequence is a window from Nicotiana tomentosiformis chromosome 5, ASM39032v3, whole genome shotgun sequence. Protein-coding genes within it:
- the LOC104117202 gene encoding uncharacterized protein; amino-acid sequence: MIKKAASLVLFLALVYQAIRPPPPKTCSTAGLPSTTPSIKLRDGRHLVYKEYGVPKNSANYNVIYVHSFGGSKFEAALITSKAIEELGVCLVSFDRPGYGKSDPHPKRSFKSLALDIEELADQLELGDKFYVIGFAMGAHFVWGCLKYIPQRLAGAALLAPAINYWWPGFPANLTKQALDKQLLRDQWVYQVAYYAPWLMYWWNTQQWFPGFSVITGEFKLSQKDLKIASSLDEMQLQQAYVTQQGDFESLHRDLIIGFGKPEFDPMDMKNPFPNNESSAHLWHGIEDGIVSVNLQRFIAKKLPWIKYHELSDAGHLFPCGEDSVKDVIWKALLSEKI
- the LOC138892030 gene encoding uncharacterized protein translates to MKDFLTAEDYELWTIMTQGPLTPTKQNAQNETVPKDPSEFVEADLRMMEKNAKAKKILIYGLGLDEYNMISACSNAKEIWDALQTAHEERNQVKRSRIELLMRNYELFSMKEFEPI